Proteins encoded within one genomic window of Cyprinus carpio isolate SPL01 chromosome A15, ASM1834038v1, whole genome shotgun sequence:
- the LOC109083702 gene encoding LOW QUALITY PROTEIN: tubulin delta chain (The sequence of the model RefSeq protein was modified relative to this genomic sequence to represent the inferred CDS: inserted 2 bases in 1 codon) — protein MHQFFRRLGQCGNQIGHELLXVISDDSGGPNRKQYKQCSDERFFHETSAGELVARSVLVDMEPKVISRAIAKASKSGRWRYGDGAHFSQKQGSGNNWANGFCVHGPRHEEAVEDLVRMEMERCDRLAGIFTMMSVAGGTGSGVGTYITQRLRDLYPNSFILNQVTWPYEAGEVIVQNYNSVLTLSHLYQLSDAILVHENDTVHKICSRLMNIKHISISDVNKVIAHQLASVLQPAYTADSPCHYSTNPIGELLTSLVCHPEYKLLSLCNIPQMSSTSLAYSVFNWPGLLKHLRQMLIASARMEEGIDWTVSAPLAVTSAGESATNSRHKSFNLSLANLLILRGKDVSTAVTDGFKDPALYVPWLKPENSFSTWTSPVAFNGYEKSATLVSNSQSLLKPLDNIVRKAWNMFASRAYVHQYTKFGISEEDFLDSFTALEQIISSYTHL, from the exons ATGCATCAGTTTTTCCGACGC TTGGGTCAGTGTGGGAATCAGATAGGACACGAGCTCTT GGTCATAAGCGATGATTCCGGTGGACCGAACAGAAAGCAGTACAAGCAGTGCAGTGATGAGAGATTCTTTCATGAGACATCTGCTGGAG AACTTGTGGCTCGGTCAGTGCTTGTTGATATGGAGCCCAAAGTTATATCTCGAGCAATAGCCAAGGCTTCAAAATCTGGAAGATGGAGATATGGAGACGGGGCACATTTCTCCCAGAAGCAGGGCTCTGGGAACAACTGGGCGAATGG GTTCTGTGTTCATGGACCACGTCATGAAGAAGCTGTGGAGGACCTGGTTCGGATGGAGATGGAGCGCTGTGATCGTCTGGCTGGGATTTTCACCATGATGAGTGTTGCAGGTGGCACCGGTTCTGGTGTGGGTACTTACATCACTCAGCGTTTGAGGGACTTGTACCCCAACTCCTTCATCCTGAATCAAGTAACGTGGCCCTACGAGGCTGGCGAG GTGATCGTGCAAAACTACAACTCTGTGTTGACGCTGTCACACCTCTACCAGCTCTCTGATGCTATTCTGGTTCACGAGAATGACACTGTGCACAAAATCTGCAGCCGGCTGATGAACATCAAGCACATCTCCATCAGTGACGTTAATAAGGTGATCGCTCACCAGCTGGCCAGTGTACTTCAGCCCGCTTATACCGCTGATTCACCCTGCCATTACAGCACAAACCCCATCG GGGAATTACTGACTTCTTTGGTGTGTCACCCCGAGTACAAACTGCTCAGCTTGTGTAACATTCCTCAGATGTCCAGCACGTCTCTGGCCTATAGTGTGTTTAACTGGCCTGGGCTGCTGAAGCATTTACGTCAAATGCTCATCGCCAGCGCTAGGATGGAGGAAG GAATCGACTGGACAGTAAGCGCCCCATTAGCAGTTACATCTGCAGGAGAGAGTGCAACAAACAGCAGGCATAAAAGTTTCAATTTATCACTTGCTAATCTTCTAATACTACGAGGGAAAGATGTCTCTACTGCGGTTACAG ATGGTTTTAAGGATCCTGCGTTATATGTGCCGTGGCTTAAACCAGAAAATAGTTTCAGCACATGGACCTCTCCTGTAGCCTTCAATGGATATGAAAAGTCTGCCACTTTGGTCAGTAACAGCCAGTCCCTTTTGAAACCTCTGGACAATATAGTCAGGAAAGCTTGGAACATGTTTGCATCAAG GGCCTACGTTCATCAGTATACAAAGTTTGGAATCTCTGAAGAGGATTTTCTGGACAGTTTTACGGCACTAGAACAGATCATCTCCAGCTACACACATCTCTGA
- the LOC109083699 gene encoding ribosomal protein S6 kinase beta-1, translating to MAGVFDIDLDQPEENVSDDELEEAQISDLMDQCSGFEFNMDDCEKIEISEDNVNQGAENIRPECFELLRVLGKGGYGKVFQVRKVSGAGSGKIFAMKVLKKAMIVRNAKDTAHTKAERNILEEVKHPFIVDLIYAFQTGGKLYLILEYLSGGELFMQLEREGIFMEDTACFYLAEISMALGHLHQKGIIYRDLKPENIMLNNQGHVKLTDFGLCKESIHDGTVTHTFCGTIEYMAPEILMRSGHNRAVDWWSLGALMYDMLTGAPPFTGENRKKTIDKILKCKLNLPPYLTQEARDLLKRLLKRSASSRLGAGPGDATEVQTHPFFRHVNWDDLLARKVEPPFKPFLQSADDVSQFDSKFTSQTPVDSPDDSTLSESANQVFLGFTYVAPSVLENIKKFSFEPKIRSPRRFLGSPRTPLSPVKFSGDCWPRGPTLPGSSTLQSPTELAMEVSTMDQMEVQASSEATAPLPIRQPAGSSVGQFKQQTYPVISKRPEHLRMNL from the exons ATGGCTGGCGTTTTCGACATCGATCTGGACCAGCCAGAGGAAAATGTCTCCGATGATGAGCTGGAGGAG GCTCAGATCAGTGACCTCATGGATCAGTGCAGTGGCTTTGAGTT TAACATGGACGACTGCGAGAAGATTGAGATATCAGAGGACAATGTGAACCAAGGCGCTGAGAACATCCGCCCAGAGTGCTTTGAGCTTCTCCGTGTGTTGGGGAAAGGAGGTTATGgaaag GTTTTCCAGGTTCGGAAAGTATCTGGTGCAGGTTCAGGCAAAATATTTGCAATGAAAGTCTTAAAAAAG GCTATGATTGTACGCAACGCCAAGGACACAGCGCATACTAAAGCAGAGAGGAACATCTTAGAGGAAGTCAAGCATCCTTTCATCGTTGATCTAATCTATGCTTTTCAGACGGGCGGCAAGCTTTACCTCATTCTTGAATACCTAAGTG GTGGGGAGCTTTTCATGCAGCTTGAGCGAGAGGGGATTTTCATGGAGGACACAGCCTG CTTTTACTTGGCTGAAATCTCTATGGCTCTCGGGCATCTGCATCAGAAGGGCATCATCTACAGAGATCTCAAACCGGAGAACATCATGCTCAATAACCAAG GACATGTAAAACTGACTGATTTCGGGCTGTGTAAGGAGTCAATTCATGATGGCACAGTGACACACACTTTCTGTGGCACTATTGAATACAT GGCCCCAGAGATCCTCATGAGAAGCGGACACAATCGGGCTGTTGACTGGTGGAGTCTGGGGGCTTTGATGTACGACATGTTAACTGGAGCA CCTCCCTTTACAGGAGAGAACCGGAAAAAAACCATTGACAAAATTCTTAAATGCAAACTGAACCTCCCACCCTACCTCACACAAGAAGCCAGGGACCTTCTCAAAAGG CTGCTGAAAAGAAGTGCCTCATCTCGGCTCGGGGCTGGACCTGGAGATGCAACAGAAGTACAG ACTCATCCCTTCTTCCGACATGTTAATTGGGACGACCTTCTCGCGCGTAAAGTAGAACCACCATTCAAGCCTTTCTTG CAATCAGCTGATGATGTGAGCCAGTTTGATTCAAAGTTCACCAGCCAGACTCCCGTTGACAGCCCTGATGACTCCACGCTGAGCGAAAGTGCAAATCAGGTCTTTTTG GGTTTTACCTATGTAGCTCCATCTGTGTTGGAAAATATAAAGAAGTTCTCATTTGAGCCAAAAATTCGTTCACCTCGTCGGTTTTTGGGCAGCCCTCGAACGCCTCTCAG CCCGGTTAAGTTCTCAGGAGATTGTTGGCCACGAGGTCCCACTTTACCCGGATCCTCCACCCTTCAGTCCCCCACAGAGCTCGCTATGGAAGTGTCCACCATGGATCAGATGGAGGTTCAGGCTAGTTCAGAGGCCACCGCCCCTCTTCCCATCAGGCAACCCGCTGGCTCCAGCGTGGGCCAGTTTAAGCAGCAGACCTACCCTGTGATCTCCAAAAGGCCAGAGCATCTACGAATGAACCTATGA
- the LOC109103740 gene encoding sorting nexin-19-like isoform X2, producing MSLPEHLNMSPWVLSEFLVQRRLLGFGVLLAWMVLFHLLVNVWLLCVFTSLLVVLGGWLGSQAVLDSDSVIHLERFARLEEVPHNAESEQQLEDEIQKTVAKIIRDFVTSWYSTISREKEFEDEVHNAMISIAMELKGRAARVDRKALSQRVLDLSGCHLQCYLSAKEAIKHQEVDKDGDLWEAYSKLFPHHPALQSSAVEVNYVRAIVDLLLHVLVPPPHLETRTGRFVVGELITCNVLLPLIAKLSDPDWLNMLIVSIFSQSSEPAPEPEPVEVQAPPQVVSDQENTLQELEIPCVLTLKVTPETPTAVEAPTPELAAYDVIDSSDLYSPHNLEEDEPRSTKPFPSGFSPRDFLRLGKSNPFYQETDSDLDSPLTDFKRSSLESLVLIGSEETLSERLAECTTPVDTVLDLEDELPTYTNTTEKELSVHSAGVPEEESSSFCTLQPLEKSNSSADQPGLVNPSELALTAPIQASSPAGMASLAPFSFEPLSSPEGPVIIQNLRITGTITAKEHRGTGSHPYTLYTVKYETAMDTENPDALQPMAYHTVNRRYSEFLNLQTRLEEKPELRKILKNVKGPKKIFPELPFGNMDSDKVEARKGLLETFLRQLCAIPETANSEEMQEFLALNTDARIAFVKKPFIVSRIDRIVVNAIVDTLKTAFPRSEPQSPTDEIDTDPDGKLSTDKKSKSRMRFSSKIAPALNVSDMKPKVLYCLDESSCVFNGFSLNELENFISEKERLEGKAGFDADAERSGGPGLKWDMKTCTCARAQLQNAPAISDSASETPLSDQALNILCVLMKDQWSWLCTENIQRTIRMLFGTLIERFTYPVLQYLDLISKLNQLLNNSAMHFELHCLFIYFF from the exons ATGTCTCTGCCTGAGCATCTCAACATGAGCCCCTGGGTCTTGTCTGAGTTTTTGGTCCAGAGGAGGCTGCTTGGTTTTGGGGTGCTGCTGGCCTGGATGGTCTTGTTCCACCTGCTGGTCAACGTTTGGCTCCTCTGTGTCTTCACCAGCCTCTTAGTGGTCTTAGGTGGTTGGCTTGGTTCCCAGGCTGTCCTGGACTCAGACAGCGTTATTCATCTGGAACGCTTTGCTAGGCTGGAGGAGGTCCCACATAATGCCGAGAGCGAGCAACAACTGGAAGATGAGATCCAGAAGACCGTTGCCAAGATCATACGTGACTTTGTCACCTCGTGGTACAGCACCATTTCTAGAGAAAAAGAGTTTGAGGATGAGGTGCACAATGCCATGATCTCCATTGCGATGGAGCTGAAGGGTCGAGCGGCAAGAGTTGACAGGAAAGCTTTATCCCAGAGGGTTTTAGACCTATCTGGATGCCACCTTCAGTGTTATTTGAGTGCCAAGGAAGCCATTAAACATCAAGAGGTGGACAAAGATGGAGATCTCTGGGAGGCGTACAGCAAACTCTTCCCTCATCATCCCGCCCTTCAGAGCTCTGCTGTCGAGGTAAATTACGTACGGGCCATTGTAGACCTGCTTCTTCATGTTCTTGTACCTCCTCCACATTTAGAAACCAGAACTGGTCGATTTGTGGTGGGCGAACTTATAACCTGCAATGTGCTGCTGCCTTTAATTGCAAAACTGTCCGACCCAGACTGGCTAAACATGTTGATTGTAAGCATCTTCAGTCAATCCAGTGAACCAGCCCCAGAGCCAGAACCAGTAGAAGTTCAAGCTCCACCACAAGTTGTATCTGATCAAGAAAACACACTGCAAGAACTTGAAATTCCATGCGTTCTGACTCTAAAAGTCACCCCAGAGACCCCCACAGCAGTGGAGGCCCCAACGCCAGAACTTGCAGCTTACGATGTCATTGACTCCTCTGATCTTTATTCTCCACACAACCTGGAGGAAGACGAACCACGGTCGACCAAACCATTTCCGTCGGGTTTTAGCCCCAGGGATTTTCTGAGGCTCGGTAAGTCCAATCCTTTCTATCAAGAAACTGACTCTGATTTGGATTCTCCTCTAACGGACTTCAAGCGGAGCTCTCTAGAATCGCTGGTTCTGATTGGTTCAGAGGAGACCCTTTCAGAAAGACTTGCTGAATGCACCACTCCGGTTGACACTGTGTTAGACCTCGAGGATGAACTTCCGACTTACACCAATACGACAGAGAAGGAGCTATCAGTACATTCCGCAGGTGTGCCTGAGGAAGAGTCATCAAGCTTTTGCACTCTCCAGCCGCTAGAGAAGAGTAACTCGAGTGCAGACCAGCCAGGCCTGGTGAACCCCAGTGAGCTGGCTCTGACTGCACCCATCCAGGCTTCTTCACCAGCTGGGATGGCATCCCTGGCACCTTTCAGCTTCGAGCCCCTTAGCAGCCCAGAGGGTCCAGTCATTATCCAGAACCTCCGCATCACTGGCACCATCACTGCCAAGGAGCACCGAGGCACTGGCTCACATCCCTACACTCTCTACACTGTAAAG TATGAGACAGCCATGGACACTGAGAATCCTGACGCTTTGCAGCCCATGGCCTACCACACTGTCAACCGACGCTACAGTGAATTCCTCAACCTTCAGACCCGTTTGGAGGAGAAACCAGAATTACGCAAGATTCTTAAAA ATGTGAAAGGACCAAAGAAAATATTCCCTGAGCTTCCATTTGGAAACATGGACAGTGACAAAGTCGAGGCCAGGAAAGGTCTTTTGGAAACATTCCTTAGA CAACTTTGTGCCATTCCTGAAACGGCCAACAGTGAGGAAATGCAAGAATTTCTTGCTCTAAACACTGATGCAAGAATTGCCTTTGTGAAGAAACCCTTCATTGTTTCACGCATAGACAGG ATTGTGGTGAACGCTATAGTGGACACCCTGAAGACGGCCTTCCCTCGCTCAGAACCACAAAGTCCTACTGATGAAATTGACACAGATCCTGATGGGAAACTGTCCACTGACAAGAAATCCAA GTCTAGAATGAGGTTCTCTAGTAAAATTGCCCCTGCTCTCAATGTGTCTGACATGAAACCCAAAGTGCTTTACTGCTTAGATGAAAGCAGCTGT GTTTTCAATGGCTTCTCGTTGAATGAGCTGGAGAACTTCATCTCAGAGAAGGAGCGTTTAGAGGGTAAAGCAGGGTTTGATGCTGATGCAGAGAGAAGCGGAGGCCCAGGACTTAAATGGGATATGAAAACATGCACATGTGCCAGAGCACAGCTACAGAATGCACCTGCCATCAGTGACTCTG CTAGTGAGACACCTCTATCTGACCAGGCCCTGAATATCCTGTGTGTGCTCATGAAGGATCAGTGGAGCTGGCTTTGTACAGAGAACATCCAGAGGACCATCAGAATGCTGTTTGGGACCCTCATTGAAAG ATTCACATACCCAGTTTTGCAGTATTTGGATTTGATCTCAAAGCTGAACCAACTGTTGAACAATTCCGCGATGCATTTTGAAttgcactgtttatttatttattttttttaa